GTCGAGGTCCCGATCACCGACGGCGGCGTGAAGTTCGGCAACAGCATCGTCCCGGTCTCCCGTGACGCCATCGCCGCCGCCTCCGCCAAGGGCGACACCACGGTCACCGTCGGCGTCCGCCCCGAGCACTTCGACGTGCAGAGCGCGAGCAGCAAGGACGGCCTGGCCGTGACCGTGAACGTGGTCGAGGAGCTCGGCTCCGACGGCTTCGTCTACGGCTCCACCCGCGTCGGCGGCGAGGACAAGGACCTGGTGGTCCGCGTCGGCGGCCGTGACGTCCCCTCGAAGGGCTCCACCCTCCAGGTCGTGCCGCGCTCCGCCGAGCTGCACGTCTTCTCGACCTCGACCGGCGAGCGCCTCTCCGACTGACGCACCGATCCGCGGCGCTTCCGACGGCCCCGTCCCCGCTTGCGGGGGGCGGGGCCGTTCGCGTACAGGAGGCATGAATCGCCGACTTGGCGAAAACCCCGGCAGAACTGGGCATTCAGGCCCCCGACCCACCCTCGGCGTCAACACGGGATTCGAAAAGACACTTCGAACCATCCCTCGCGAGAGTGACTAAATGTCGCCATATCACTACCGGCCGCTACGCTCGCCTGCGTGACGCACACTGCCCGCCGAATCGGCCGCTCTCTCGCCCTCGTCCTGCCCGTCGTCCTGGTGCTCTCCGGAACGCTCGCGGTGTCCGCCGTCCCGTGGGCCGGCCACGGTTCCGACACCCAGCTGCTGGCGTCGTCCACGGACGTCTCGACGCGGGCCAAGTCCCGTGCCCCGCAGGATATTCTGCGCGACCAGCTGCTCGCAGAGCTTCAGGAGAAGGACCCCGGAAAGGCCCTCACCCACCTCCAGCGCGAGGTCGAGAACCGTCCGTCGCTCGCCAAGCACTGCATGTCCATCGCCCGGTCGCTCGGCGCAGCCGCCGTCCGCCACTACGGCCCCGCCCGCGCGCAGTCCTTCTCCCGCCCCGTCTGCGACACCTCCTTCGCGACCGGCGTCATGCACGCGAGCTGAGTGGAGCCCGGCAACCCCGGTGCGCATATCGTTCCCGGTATGCATACCTCCCCGACGCAGGCCGTGGTCCTGGCGGGCGGCCAGGGCTCGCGGCTGCGCCCGTACACCGACGACCGCCCCAAGCCGATGGTCGAGATCCCGGGCACCGGGACCCCGATCATCGGCCATCAGCTCTCCTGGCTCGCCGCCGAGGGCGTGACGGACGTCGTCGTCTCCTGCGGCCACCTCGCCGAGGTCCTCCAGGAGTGGCTGGAGAGCGCCGTCCTGCCCCTCAAGGTGACGACGGTCGTCGAGTCGGAGCCGCTGGGCCGCGGCGGCGGCCTGAAGTACGCGGCCGCCCACCTGCCGGAGCCGGGCAAGCCCTGGTACGCCACCAACGGCGACATCTGGACCCGCTTCTCCCTGCGCGAGATGGCCGATTTCCACGAGGAGCGCGACGCCACCGCGACCCTCGCCCTGGCCCGCCCCCGCATCCCCTGGGGCGCCGTCGAGACCGACGCGTTCGGCCACATCACCGACTTCATCGAGTCGCCGCCGTCCCCGTACCTCATCAACGCGGGCGTGTACGTCTTCTCCGCCGCCTTCACCGAGCTGCTGCCCGACCTCGGCGACCACGAGCGCACCACCTTCCCCCGGCTGGCCCGCGAACGGCGCCTGGCGGGCTTCCCGCTGCCCCAGGGGGCCTACTGGCGGGCCATCGACACCGCCAAGGACCTCACCGAGGCCGCCAAGGAGCTCGCCGCGCACGCGTAGACGCAGTACGGGCGGCCCCCACCGGGGCCTCGGTCGTACGGGGAAGGGGCCGCACCGGACTGACCGGTGCGGCCCCTTCCACGTCCGTACGGAGGCCCCCTGGCCCCCCGTACGGACGTCCCCGGCCTGCCGGCCCCGCCCGCTCAGATCAGCGCCGCGGCCGTCAGCGCGCGGGCCGGCGGCGACGAGGAGCTGGGCGACGGCGGCGACCACGTTCAGGGCGTTCGGGCGTTCGGGCTGTTCAGCGTGGTCTCTTGAACCTTGTGCAAGGCGAGGGTCGCCGCGCACCCCGCGCACGGACCGCACGGACCGCTCGGACACGCACGGACACGCAAGCACGCGAAAGGGCCCCGGTGCCGTCCGTCGCGGCGCCGGGGCCCTCGCCCACTCCCGTGTCCCGGGTCTCAGCCCAGCAGGCCGCCGATCGGGTTGCGGGGTCCGGCCGTGGACGAACCGCCGTCCGTGGAGCCGCTGCTGCTGCCGCTGCTCGGGGTGCCGCTGGTGCCGCCCGAGCCGCCGGAGCCCGAGCCGGAGCCCGTGGAGGTCGGCGGGGCCGCCGTGCGCGACTGGCTCGGGGTGCGGGTGCCGCTGCCCTGGCTGGCCGAGGGGCTGGTCCGCTCGCTGCGGCGGGGCTCCGTGGTCCGCGACGGCTCGGCCGTCTCCTCGTCCCGCTCCTTCTCCCCGCTCGCCCCGGTCGTCGCCGAGGGCTCGGGGCTCTTCGACTGCTTGCGGGCCGGGCCGGTGGCGCCGGGCTCCTTCGGGAGCGGCTCGCCGGGCAGGTGGTTGATCGGGTCGTCGTCCGGACCGGGGACCGTGACCATCTGGGTGGACCGCACGGCCCCGCCGAGCATCGAGCCGCCCAGCAGCGTGAGCCCGACGACGACCGCGGCGACGACCGTGCCGCGGCGCAGGACCCGGCGGCGCAGCTCCCACAGCTCGGAGCGCGGCCCGAGGGTGCGCCAGGCCTCGCCGGCCAGCCGTCCGTCGATCGAGTAGACCGGGGCGCCCGCGATGATCAGCGGCGACCAGGCGGCCAGGTAGATGATGTCCGGCGCGTCGTAGACGGGGACCGTCTTCCAGCTGACCGTCAGGATCAGCGCCGCGGACAGCAGCGCGCCGACGACGGCGGCGACCCGCTGCCACAGGCCGAGGACGGTGAGGACGCCGACGACGACCTGGAGGAAGGCGACGGTGAGCCCCGCGCCGACCGGGT
The DNA window shown above is from Streptomyces showdoensis and carries:
- a CDS encoding nucleotidyltransferase family protein; the protein is MHTSPTQAVVLAGGQGSRLRPYTDDRPKPMVEIPGTGTPIIGHQLSWLAAEGVTDVVVSCGHLAEVLQEWLESAVLPLKVTTVVESEPLGRGGGLKYAAAHLPEPGKPWYATNGDIWTRFSLREMADFHEERDATATLALARPRIPWGAVETDAFGHITDFIESPPSPYLINAGVYVFSAAFTELLPDLGDHERTTFPRLARERRLAGFPLPQGAYWRAIDTAKDLTEAAKELAAHA
- a CDS encoding DoxX family membrane protein, whose amino-acid sequence is MSVDTRTPRPGFDDQPALSMVKVDSDPAQVIVNHASFRVRLAPAQQPRFAVNPRIAALAGSAAGGAAAGAARRRPVVWTGKSAPGATGLLQAVRESSAGAVSILEPTTQTIPRVDDTMPTPVVPAGPAAPLLPPMRRAEGAYDEGAYDEVYALGPDAHDDQGAGYDARSPHRHGADAVRHAYYPGRRMNLGVVLLPLRVFLGFISIYAGMGKLCDPVYFDGGERGSMVKWLNSLHPWGLAEPLRDFALQHPVGAGLTVAFLQVVVGVLTVLGLWQRVAAVVGALLSAALILTVSWKTVPVYDAPDIIYLAAWSPLIIAGAPVYSIDGRLAGEAWRTLGPRSELWELRRRVLRRGTVVAAVVVGLTLLGGSMLGGAVRSTQMVTVPGPDDDPINHLPGEPLPKEPGATGPARKQSKSPEPSATTGASGEKERDEETAEPSRTTEPRRSERTSPSASQGSGTRTPSQSRTAAPPTSTGSGSGSGGSGGTSGTPSSGSSSGSTDGGSSTAGPRNPIGGLLG